The DNA sequence ATCGTTTGggaaattcatcaaaacagAAGCCCAAACAAAATGTtatagataaagaaaatcaatcttctCCATCGCCGTCGCCATCTCCTGAAGAAAAACAGATTGTTCAACAAGGAGAGAAATCCATGAAAGGCAGAAAAGGAGGATTCGTTTATTATTTCAAAATGTTAATTAGATTCATTTTTGAAGGAACTGAAAACAGTTCAATAACCAAAATAGAAAATTCGGCGGCTTTACCATTAAGGATCCTCTTGACTTTAGCTCAAGGTGCAGCAATTGGTATTATATTTGGATTACCcatttttctaatttttaTAATAGTTTTAGGACCAATATATAAACATGATAATTTAGTTTCAGATgataaatggaaatggtCACCAATGGTTATAAAATGTATTTATGGTGCTGTAGTTGGTTGGATAACTAATCCAATTATAgcttgtttagctttaggttcaCAAGCTGAACATCATTTAATCATAAtatctgaaaatcaaaatcaagaacaagatctagaacaaggtcaagaagcaagaggaggaggaggaggaggaggagtAGAAACTAtacatgaagatgaagaattcCTTCCACCTCCGCCTATTCCGGATGGAGGAGGTTCATTGAGAATACCTTCAATAGCCAATGGAGATAGTCCTAGATCAGTAAATAGACCAAGGGCATTATCAAACTTATCTactgcatcttcatctagatCAGGACTAGGATCAAGGTCTAAAATTAGACCACCGTTAATAACAAATTGTTCGAATTTACCCATTACatcagatttacctttacctccatcatcatcatcatcattaagaagaggtagtttatcttctttacctaaaacaccaaGATCACCTGGTATACTTCAGATAGGTGAATCTAATTTACTTAATATCCCTTCGAATTCAGTAAATATTGAAAGACCAAGTATACAACCTTTAGGAAGTCAAAGTGGTAGAAATAGAGGTGCAACTATATCTTCATATATCTCACAAACTGATTCAATTGCATCATCCAATTATAGTtatgctttaggtggtacaggtggtagaGCAAAAAGACAACCTAATAGACCTAGAGCAATTAGTTCTTTAAGTAATACTGTAAGACAACCTAGTTTTGGTCCGCCCaatccaaattcacctaagATTATgcttgataatgataataatgatgaagaaagactTAAGGGATCTCCAATGAATAGGCAATTTAGAAGTTCATCGGTTGGAATGCATAATATAACAAATACGACGATGGATAGTGGATCAGCTGGTGTAGCAGGGGCAGGTGAAAGAGAGGTAAAGACTGGTTCACCAACAACTACATCAAACCTTACTCCTCCAGTATGGGATGTTTTCggtaaaattgaagaatcgAAATCACCAATAAGATCACCATCTAAAGAGTTAAATCGTGTTGAAGTAACTGGTAAGAACGACaataaagaaggaaaagaaagagagatttAATGAAAATACATTATGATAGACGAGGCTTTGAAACAGTATTAAAAAGAATAGATTGTTGAATATATTCAAGCTCTTCCTATAGAATAATTTAGAATAATAGTTAAATAGACTTATCATTTCAAGTCAATAAACAACAAGTATAATAACGCTATCGGCCTCATAATAATGTTGTAATTTCGTAAAACAGAAAATTCACAATCAATGTATGCATTTTCGATACGTATTGACAGGGTACACAAGTTTTGACATTCTAAGAAACGATTGCATTAAcataaatctgaaattgattatctttccttttcttcattcttcttctttcgatcATCCATCTAATCTGATTATATATGCGCAGTTCAATCAAATGGAATATTCATAATTCAGATTTGACAGAAATCCATTTATTTTCTGTTTTGTTGGTAGAAATGAATGAGACCGGTAGTCTAAATATAAAAGTATATCAGTATGATGGCTTACTGTAAAGTCAATCCAACGTGGAGAAACAGAATAGAGACATTGACAACTTACAGAACTGTCATGACCTTGAACATCACTTTCTGAACCAAGTTGTTTAAGAATGTTCTTAGCGAGAACCTATAATAAATAACATTAAACATTAGCATCTCtactcttttcttctatctaTTTCATATATTATCATAGAAGATTTGTAAGTGTTtttttactcactttaccaaGTTCAACACCCATTTGATCATAAGAATTGATACCCCAGATAGCTCCTTGAACGTGAATTTTGTGTTCATATAAAGCAACTAAAGCACCGAGTGTACCAGGTGTAAGTTTTTGGAATAAGATTGAGTTGGTTGGTTTGTTTCCTTCGAAAATCTTTGATTTGACTAAAGCAGCATTCTTAGATGCTTCAGCACCAAGTTCTTCTCTTACTTCTTGTTCAGTTTTACCGAATGCAAGAGCTCTATCAAGGCCGAATACATTTAGCCGTCGACCCACCAAGCTGAAGGGAAAAGGGTCACGACTCACTCAGGTTGGGCAAAGAAGTTAGATAATAAAATTTCATGGTGTTTACCGCCTGAAATAGGGTTGAGAGTTTCAACGGGAGCGAGGAAATCACTGTTATTGCGTGCATCAGCTAAATGGCATAATGCTTGTCAagtagctgacttaccatgGGATGAGCTTAGTACCTTGGTGAATGAGTTGGTAGAAAGCGTGTTGACCATTGGTACCACTTTGACCCCAGATGATAGGCTATGTTATAGCTGTGGGTCagcattcttcttctttaaatCTAATGAGCATGTGCAAACTTACACCAGTCTCGTAGTCTACTTTTGAACCATCTTTGGTGACACTTTTACCGTTGGATTCCATATCACCTTGTTGGAAGTAATCGGCGAATTTTTTAAGGTATTGGTCATATGGGAGGAGAGCTTGAGTTTGAGCACctattgatgaagatcgtACCATTGAAAGTCAGCTTTCTCCATTCCAATAGGAAAATAAGTTGGTGCAGAGGCTGAACATACCATAGAAGTCATTGTACCAAATACCAACTAAAGCAAGGATGACAGGCAAGTTTTCTTCAAGAGGAGCAGATTTGAAGTGTTTATCCATTTCATGAGCACCGTTCAATAACTCTTGGAAGTTGTCGTAACCGATTGAAAGAGCGATGGAAAGACCAATGGCTGACCAAAGTGAGTATCGACCACCAACCCAATCCCAGAATGCAAACATGTTGGATTCAGAGATACCGAAGGCAGTTACTGCTTTAGCATTGGTGGAAAGGGCAACGAAGTGTTTGGCAACGTGAACTTGCTGCGAGGGATTGGGGGTATTAGCGCTGAGTCTGGTATGCGATATATCTAATGGAGCAGTAATGCTTCGTGATAATGATAAGGAGAAATTGTAATTGAACAGAACGGAAGAAGGATGAGAATCGGTTACGAGAGGTAGTAAGAAAGGAGCAAAGAACGAAAGGGATGAAGGAGAAGTTAAAAGCCAAAAGATGTCGTGTCAACGAAACACTCACGTCTTTAGCTTGTTCCAGGAACCATGATTTAGCACTTTCAGCATTTGTAATAGTTTCTTGAGTTGTAAAAGTTTTTGAAGCGACGATGAAAAGGGTAGTTTCTGTATTACAAAGTTTTAAAACTTCTGCTAAGTCTGTACCATCAATATTTGATACGAAATAAGATTTTAAATCTCTTTTAGAATAATGTTTTAAAGCTTCACAAACCATTACAGGACCTAAATCTGaaccaccaataccaatattTACTACtgtatcaattgatttccCAGTATAACCTTTCCATTCACCTGATCTAATTGAATTACTAAATTCTTTAATATGATTTAAAACATCATGAACTTCATCTACACCTTGTTCATTAATtttaaatccacctttatcaattGGAGGATTTCTTAATGCGATATGTAAAACAGCTCTATCTTCTGATGTATTAATATGTTTACCTGAAAACATATCATCTCTAAATGTTTCTACATTagattctttagctaattcaaataatgttgataaaacttcatcatcaatcaaattttttgaataatctaataataatgatactTCAGGGGAGCTAGATTTAAATTGttttgaaaatgttgaaaatctTTTAGGATCAGATttaaataattcttttaaaaCTAATTTAGATTGTTTAGATGAATGAAGTTCTTGAAGTTTTTTCCAAGCTTGGTATTCTGTTTGTAGGAAGGACGAACAAACATTTCCGTTAGTACCGTTGATCCATAACATAAAGATACTATTATCAACTCAAGACAAACTTAGGCCATTACTCACGAGTAGCAGGTTTTCCGGTAGACATTTTGATTAATTTGATAAGAAGTTAAGGGGGATTATAGGTCAACGTCAAGAATaggaaa is a window from the Kwoniella dendrophila CBS 6074 chromosome 6, complete sequence genome containing:
- a CDS encoding glucose-6-phosphate isomerase, whose translation is MSTGKPATQYQAWKKLQELHSSKQSKLVLKELFKSDPKRFSTFSKQFKSSSPEVSLLLDYSKNLIDDEVLSTLFELAKESNVETFRDDMFSGKHINTSEDRAVLHIALRNPPIDKGGFKINEQGVDEVHDVLNHIKEFSNSIRSGEWKGYTGKSIDTVVNIGIGGSDLGPVMVCEALKHYSKRDLKSYFVSNIDGTDLAEVLKLCNTETTLFIVASKTFTTQETITNAESAKSWFLEQAKDQVHVAKHFVALSTNAKAVTAFGISESNMFAFWDWVGGRYSLWSAIGLSIALSIGYDNFQELLNGAHEMDKHFKSAPLEENLPVILALVGIWYNDFYGAQTQALLPYDQYLKKFADYFQQGDMESNGKSVTKDGSKVDYETGPIIWGQSGTNGQHAFYQLIHQGTKLIPCDFLAPVETLNPISGGKHHEILLSNFFAQPEALAFGKTEQEVREELGAEASKNAALVKSKIFEGNKPTNSILFQKLTPGTLGALVALYEHKIHVQGAIWGINSYDQMGVELGKVLAKNILKQLGSESDVQGHDSSTTGLIHFYQQNRK